One Nocardia iowensis DNA window includes the following coding sequences:
- a CDS encoding DUF4192 domain-containing protein: protein MAAVGFDDPGEVIAALPAIYRRPIPSRALVLIALRSIAPGIGRVDDLFVLDPYRPGGVGFALEAVQTRLARILTDHRPGSIGAVVIDDRQLGDDGTARAYRPLTSLLTELLTASSSELTNAWHIAALDPGQLWSSLIGQNSCGVLSDFALDTITRDLLARQQAEALVIVDPDPVFAILVSRALAAITESPDAPSTATSRHRLLVVLACIDALSAGHEPTPPELAEVAVALRDPLVRDCMYGVAISAKAATAQTLWARLTRVLPEPDRSQVAGMLSATAFLAGNGTLAALAIRTAFSGGTDQHTAKAIGVALDSGIRPHMLRRLAQLGQRTAAELGVKL from the coding sequence ATGGCCGCAGTCGGGTTCGACGATCCCGGTGAGGTGATCGCGGCGCTCCCGGCGATCTACCGGCGGCCCATTCCGTCGCGCGCCCTGGTGCTCATCGCGCTACGCAGCATCGCGCCCGGCATCGGGCGCGTCGATGACCTGTTCGTGCTCGACCCGTACCGCCCCGGCGGTGTTGGATTCGCACTCGAGGCGGTTCAGACCCGTCTCGCGCGGATCCTTACCGACCACCGCCCCGGCTCCATCGGGGCCGTGGTCATCGATGACCGCCAGCTCGGTGATGACGGGACGGCACGCGCCTATCGCCCGCTGACGAGTCTGCTCACCGAACTCCTCACCGCCTCCAGTAGTGAGCTCACCAACGCCTGGCACATCGCCGCCCTCGATCCCGGACAACTCTGGTCGTCGCTGATCGGCCAGAACTCTTGCGGCGTCCTGTCCGATTTTGCCCTGGACACGATCACGCGTGATCTGCTCGCGCGCCAACAAGCCGAGGCTCTCGTGATCGTCGACCCTGATCCTGTCTTCGCGATTCTTGTCAGCAGAGCGCTGGCCGCAATCACCGAGAGCCCCGACGCACCCTCCACCGCAACGAGTCGTCACCGGCTGCTGGTGGTGCTCGCGTGTATCGATGCCCTCAGCGCCGGGCACGAACCCACCCCGCCCGAGTTGGCCGAGGTCGCGGTGGCGCTGCGTGATCCGCTGGTGCGTGACTGTATGTACGGGGTCGCGATTAGCGCCAAAGCCGCCACCGCCCAGACGTTGTGGGCGAGGCTGACCCGGGTCCTGCCTGAACCTGATCGCAGCCAGGTCGCCGGGATGCTCAGCGCTACAGCGTTTCTGGCAGGCAACGGCACGCTCGCGGCACTCGCGATCCGCACCGCATTCTCCGGCGGAACCGACCAGCACACGGCCAAAGCCATCGGCGTTGCCCTCGACAGCGGTATCCGCCCACACATGCTGCGTCGCCTCGCTCAGCTCGGACAGCGCACCGCCGCCGAGCTCGGCGTCAAACTCTGA
- a CDS encoding NADAR family protein, whose translation MYTAPATSVIDQFRDADDFLSNYSGYPVEYRGRRFETAAHAFAAAQSDAPGWASVVQSARTGRDAENLARQGRMRDDWASVRDTAMAEVLLSKFTFNPELGEQLRATGDALLIDTNDDGEQYWGRCLHTDLHVPAGMNMLGRTLMGLRRELRGDPSDRWPRVALTGHREHLIRPGSRDWVRAELDRIAVKLRDEHDTEIASSGLATGSDTWWAESALAAGLTLWGYQPFPEQPARWSAEQQAVHAWLCESAQRLVLVGPYPDVGFFDTRNQLLLTDADAIVAVHDPRITRGGTVSALGRHCTGIPLITVNLEQHTTTINFLPPAADPHRL comes from the coding sequence ATGTACACCGCACCCGCCACGTCGGTGATCGACCAATTCCGCGACGCCGACGACTTCCTGTCGAATTACAGCGGGTACCCGGTCGAGTACCGCGGGCGGAGGTTCGAGACCGCCGCACATGCCTTCGCCGCGGCGCAGTCGGACGCCCCGGGGTGGGCATCAGTCGTGCAGTCCGCGCGAACAGGCCGGGACGCGGAGAACCTCGCACGGCAGGGGCGCATGCGTGACGACTGGGCCAGCGTGCGAGACACAGCGATGGCCGAGGTCCTCCTGAGCAAATTCACCTTCAACCCGGAGCTGGGTGAGCAGTTGCGCGCTACCGGGGACGCGTTGCTGATCGATACCAACGACGACGGTGAGCAGTACTGGGGTCGTTGCCTACACACGGATCTGCACGTCCCGGCCGGAATGAACATGCTGGGCCGGACCCTGATGGGCCTCCGGCGCGAGCTGCGTGGTGACCCGAGTGATCGATGGCCGCGGGTTGCGCTGACCGGGCACCGTGAACATCTCATCCGCCCCGGTAGTCGTGACTGGGTCCGCGCCGAGCTCGACCGGATCGCGGTCAAACTCCGCGACGAGCACGACACCGAGATCGCCTCTAGTGGTCTCGCGACCGGTTCCGACACCTGGTGGGCGGAGTCTGCCCTCGCTGCCGGTCTGACGCTGTGGGGTTATCAGCCCTTCCCGGAGCAGCCCGCGCGTTGGAGCGCCGAGCAGCAGGCCGTGCATGCGTGGCTGTGTGAGAGCGCGCAGCGTCTGGTCCTGGTCGGCCCTTACCCCGATGTCGGGTTCTTCGATACCCGTAACCAGCTGTTGCTCACCGACGCCGACGCCATTGTCGCGGTGCACGACCCGCGGATTACCCGCGGCGGCACCGTGTCCGCCCTCGGACGGCACTGCACCGGCATCCCGCTGATCACCGTCAACCTCGAGCAGCACACCACCACCATCAACTTCCTGCCACCGGCAGCCGACCCGCATCGACTCTGA
- a CDS encoding DUF3085 domain-containing protein, with protein MGLIELWFRLSEVAPIVEHAMSASEHTKYPDPNDDSPAVPSLIWVKDDGTYLLSNGRPRLLADPTQPEGKAQVAYAQNWGPGTGPEIGYTPVGGDDFTEYIDLTQDVYSGDRLSDLIRKYAELDGWMIFTVGPGQFDISFEPSNPNSYR; from the coding sequence ATGGGCTTGATTGAGCTGTGGTTTCGGCTGAGCGAGGTCGCCCCCATCGTCGAACACGCGATGTCGGCCTCCGAGCACACCAAGTATCCCGACCCGAACGATGATTCGCCCGCAGTACCGTCGCTGATCTGGGTCAAAGACGACGGCACCTACCTGCTCAGCAACGGGCGGCCCCGCCTGCTCGCCGACCCCACCCAGCCCGAGGGGAAGGCCCAAGTCGCCTACGCCCAAAACTGGGGTCCCGGTACCGGCCCGGAGATCGGCTATACCCCGGTCGGCGGTGACGACTTCACCGAATACATCGACCTCACCCAGGACGTCTACAGCGGAGACCGGCTCAGCGATCTGATCCGTAAATACGCCGAGCTCGACGGCTGGATGATCTTCACGGTCGGGCCGGGGCAGTTCGACATCTCCTTCGAACCGTCGAATCCCAACTCTTACCGCTGA
- a CDS encoding bifunctional DNA primase/polymerase: MTLTTPQADPTVVKSPLSAALAAAERRWSVFPLSPGRKKPPILKNWHRHASTDPQRIRRWWSWNPRFNVAIATGVSRLYVIDLDATHLRPPAGCFDDALAALSNHLPEPAPSTFTVASPHGWHLYYRAPAAPPLSCTVGRIGQGIDSRGLGGYVVAPGSITCDGAYQVIDDRPVTDLPEALITLLRPPPPPPQHQSARRPEHLDAYLAAVLDRVTHPQPNTRNITVFRAALTLGRLVAGGELDEHHTRTMLTAAAAAHIGVDGFTAAELDRAISNGFRYGAQHPRHLHH; this comes from the coding sequence ATGACCCTCACGACACCACAGGCCGACCCCACCGTGGTGAAGTCACCGCTGTCGGCGGCCCTCGCGGCCGCCGAACGACGGTGGTCGGTGTTCCCGCTCAGCCCCGGCCGCAAGAAGCCCCCAATCTTGAAGAACTGGCACCGGCACGCCAGCACCGATCCCCAGCGCATCCGCCGGTGGTGGTCGTGGAACCCACGGTTCAACGTCGCGATCGCAACCGGTGTAAGCCGACTCTACGTCATCGATCTCGACGCCACACACCTGCGGCCACCAGCCGGGTGCTTCGACGATGCCCTCGCGGCACTGTCGAACCACCTGCCCGAGCCCGCACCGAGCACCTTCACCGTCGCTTCACCGCACGGCTGGCACCTCTACTACCGGGCCCCGGCCGCCCCGCCGCTGTCGTGCACGGTCGGACGCATCGGGCAAGGCATCGACTCCCGAGGACTCGGCGGCTATGTCGTCGCCCCGGGATCTATCACCTGCGACGGTGCCTACCAAGTTATCGACGACCGGCCCGTCACCGACCTGCCCGAGGCACTCATCACCCTGCTGCGTCCGCCACCCCCACCACCCCAGCACCAGTCGGCGCGACGGCCCGAGCATCTCGATGCCTATCTCGCCGCCGTCCTCGACCGCGTCACCCATCCCCAACCGAACACCCGCAACATCACCGTGTTCCGGGCCGCATTAACTCTCGGTCGTCTCGTGGCCGGCGGCGAACTCGATGAACACCACACCCGCACCATGCTCACCGCCGCCGCGGCCGCGCACATCGGCGTCGACGGATTCACCGCCGCCGAGCTCGACCGCGCGATCAGCAACGGATTCCGTTACGGCGCTCAGCATCCCCGTCACCTGCACCACTGA
- a CDS encoding ParB/Srx family N-terminal domain-containing protein produces the protein MPTDTAEPTAVAQLENLTDLDATAPTADAPTEADNAGAPVPSKAGVLEDKHPAELVIAANVRENFHLEDHPDYTESIREHGVKEPIWAIRMPDGRLVVRNGHVRTLTALAFEQESVPVRITEFDPTVDAKEAEILRVFDQITTNTYVPLTEGDIAGGIALALELGASPTRIGKALQKKRADVKLAGKIGASRTARGLIDSKQLDFEQAAILAEYETLGDTDAVQELLNVHRGHFHYTAKRIAADREEQRAFLAAALPYAEIGCGVLTGDHPEVAAGPELVPVTDIIDGDGTAISLEHIQADPEGWLVWIELDEHQDVVERDTGAVVDYASVDWQTAGSTDRTPREGLRHADEVERRDRWLVEFWLPAEQLDARGWRRGREDSDDPADVDGSDGIEVDTTGSDEQNAQIRAAATAKAVEDREAERQARRRVRVLNKQGEAAKETRIEFLVLYLKRKTAPPNAWKFIAEALATNSTLLGESYALENAFKLLGLEGGSWRRHELLEAIESAKPPRCLVIVLALVLGAYEKRTGRDCWRFSDKGVKHYMSFLAEIGHQLVPVELAAAGTLDCETIDLDNPVQTVDLDQAADPNEAADLAQAA, from the coding sequence ATGCCCACCGACACCGCCGAACCGACCGCAGTCGCCCAGCTGGAGAACCTGACCGACCTCGACGCCACCGCGCCCACGGCCGACGCCCCCACCGAGGCCGATAACGCAGGCGCGCCGGTCCCCAGTAAGGCCGGAGTTCTCGAGGACAAGCATCCGGCTGAACTGGTGATCGCCGCCAACGTGCGCGAGAACTTCCATCTCGAGGATCACCCCGACTACACCGAGTCGATCCGTGAACACGGTGTGAAGGAACCGATCTGGGCGATCCGGATGCCGGATGGCCGACTGGTGGTACGCAACGGTCACGTCCGCACATTGACGGCGCTGGCGTTCGAACAGGAATCGGTGCCGGTGCGGATCACCGAGTTCGACCCCACCGTCGACGCCAAGGAAGCCGAGATCCTGCGGGTCTTCGACCAGATCACCACCAACACCTACGTCCCACTCACCGAAGGCGACATCGCCGGAGGGATCGCGTTGGCGCTCGAACTCGGTGCCTCCCCGACCCGGATCGGGAAAGCGCTCCAGAAGAAACGCGCCGACGTCAAACTCGCAGGCAAGATCGGTGCCTCCCGCACCGCGCGGGGTCTCATCGACAGCAAGCAGCTCGATTTCGAGCAGGCCGCGATCCTGGCCGAGTACGAAACCCTCGGCGACACCGACGCGGTGCAGGAACTGCTCAACGTGCATCGCGGGCACTTCCACTACACCGCCAAACGCATCGCCGCCGACCGCGAGGAGCAGCGCGCCTTCCTCGCCGCCGCGCTCCCCTATGCCGAGATCGGCTGCGGTGTGCTCACCGGTGATCATCCCGAGGTCGCCGCCGGCCCAGAACTCGTGCCCGTGACCGACATCATAGATGGCGACGGCACGGCCATCAGCCTCGAGCACATCCAGGCCGACCCCGAAGGGTGGCTGGTGTGGATCGAACTCGATGAGCACCAGGACGTCGTCGAACGTGACACCGGGGCCGTGGTCGACTACGCCTCAGTGGACTGGCAGACCGCCGGCAGCACCGACCGCACACCGCGGGAAGGGCTGCGGCACGCCGATGAGGTCGAACGCCGTGATCGCTGGCTCGTCGAATTCTGGTTGCCCGCTGAGCAACTCGACGCCCGCGGATGGCGGCGCGGCCGTGAGGATTCCGACGATCCTGCCGACGTCGACGGATCCGACGGCATCGAAGTCGATACCACCGGCTCCGACGAGCAGAATGCGCAGATTCGCGCCGCAGCCACGGCCAAAGCGGTCGAGGACCGTGAGGCCGAGCGGCAAGCCAGACGGCGCGTACGCGTACTCAACAAACAGGGCGAGGCCGCCAAGGAGACGCGCATCGAGTTCCTGGTCCTGTATCTCAAGCGCAAGACCGCACCGCCCAACGCATGGAAGTTCATCGCCGAAGCGCTGGCGACCAACTCCACTCTGCTCGGGGAGTCCTACGCATTGGAGAACGCGTTCAAGTTGCTGGGACTCGAGGGTGGTAGCTGGCGCCGTCACGAGCTGCTCGAGGCGATTGAGTCGGCGAAACCGCCGCGCTGCCTCGTGATCGTGTTGGCGCTGGTGCTCGGAGCCTATGAGAAGCGCACCGGCCGCGACTGCTGGCGATTCTCCGACAAAGGCGTCAAGCACTACATGAGCTTCCTCGCCGAGATCGGCCACCAGCTGGTCCCGGTCGAGCTCGCCGCCGCAGGCACGCTCGACTGCGAAACCATCGACCTCGACAACCCCGTCCAGACCGTCGACCTGGACCAGGCCGCCGATCCGAACGAGGCCGCCGATCTCGCGCAGGCCGCCTAG
- a CDS encoding YraN family protein — translation MARAERDQDNATVDGPHTADGAAALPSEGTDIDVAAEYLRRQGFTIVATSWICRYGVLDVIAQDKKYTVFIHVTDASLPPQCWPFATRQRLRRLALLWLAEQHDPVWQLRFDAVTVDRPEDQTPVITHHLAVF, via the coding sequence ATGGCCCGTGCTGAGCGCGATCAGGACAACGCAACCGTCGACGGCCCCCACACCGCCGACGGCGCCGCGGCACTGCCGAGCGAGGGAACTGACATCGACGTCGCCGCAGAGTATCTGCGCCGCCAAGGCTTCACCATCGTCGCGACCTCGTGGATATGCCGATATGGCGTGCTGGACGTGATCGCGCAGGACAAGAAGTACACGGTGTTCATCCACGTCACCGATGCCTCACTACCACCCCAGTGCTGGCCGTTCGCCACCCGTCAACGCCTTCGCCGTCTTGCCTTGCTCTGGCTGGCCGAGCAGCACGATCCCGTGTGGCAGTTGCGCTTCGACGCCGTCACCGTGGACAGGCCCGAGGATCAAACTCCTGTCATCACCCATCACCTGGCGGTGTTCTGA
- a CDS encoding methyltransferase, translated as MSKLSRAQAAAHREACALVDLRRDLSEDEKLFVLTHYQESTSTTQSADGAFFTPAGLARDMRIEVVGTRILDLGAGIGQLAFHCRNLWGQVNGDPPRELTCVERNPEFVRVGMKVVPEATWWCGDLLRMHRQRMRPFDTVIANPPFGHVARTNDGPGYHGPRFEYHAIAVGAQVARHGVFLIPQSSAPFRYSDRPAMEHDCGDAEYHRFQAGTGITLHANCGIDTSYYRDDWHHTATPTEIVTCDFTDTVLARRRRSHATVTQITHAFAQPGWPDRAAS; from the coding sequence ATGAGCAAGTTGAGCCGTGCGCAGGCCGCCGCGCATCGGGAAGCCTGCGCGTTGGTCGATCTTCGCCGGGATTTGAGCGAGGACGAGAAGTTGTTCGTGCTCACCCATTATCAGGAATCGACCAGCACGACCCAGTCCGCGGATGGGGCGTTCTTCACCCCGGCGGGGTTGGCCCGCGATATGCGTATCGAGGTCGTCGGTACCCGAATTCTGGACCTGGGCGCGGGGATCGGGCAGCTGGCCTTCCACTGCCGAAATCTGTGGGGCCAAGTCAACGGCGACCCACCGCGGGAGCTGACGTGTGTGGAGCGCAATCCGGAGTTCGTGCGGGTCGGGATGAAGGTCGTGCCCGAGGCGACCTGGTGGTGCGGAGATCTGCTGCGGATGCACCGCCAGCGGATGCGCCCGTTCGACACCGTGATCGCCAACCCGCCCTTCGGGCACGTCGCCCGCACCAATGATGGTCCCGGCTACCACGGTCCACGCTTCGAGTATCACGCGATCGCGGTAGGCGCCCAGGTCGCTCGTCATGGGGTGTTCTTGATCCCGCAGTCCTCGGCACCGTTTCGCTACAGCGATCGTCCGGCCATGGAGCACGACTGCGGTGATGCCGAGTATCACCGCTTCCAGGCCGGGACCGGGATCACCCTGCACGCCAACTGCGGCATCGACACCAGCTACTACCGCGACGACTGGCACCACACTGCGACACCCACCGAGATCGTCACCTGCGATTTCACCGACACCGTCCTCGCGCGCCGGCGCCGCTCCCACGCCACGGTCACCCAGATCACTCACGCCTTCGCCCAGCCGGGCTGGCCCGACCGGGCTGCCAGCTGA
- a CDS encoding DNA-processing protein DprA, with protein sequence MDCTVRSSDLVPISDARRLAWAVLSRAACGPSRALWQLVDELGVENAAAAVAAGDVPVAVDHRVLERGDPDLAARDLETLHRIGGRLLTPEDPEWPTQRLAQLATRANAHADCVAPLALWVLGSASLRGVSEDPTVAVVGSGAGSGYGDLVTTMFVEDFAARGWTICSGGTMGIASRAHRVALAAAASTVAVLACGIDRAYLQHNQDLVEQIATAGLLVTEYPPQTPISRSKARARARMVAAFADAVVAIEAGRGSLARQAVFWASRLDRAAYAVPGPVTSPESAGCHDLITMDAAQLVTTAADIPHPQYRNDRAGLPEAHV encoded by the coding sequence GTGCGCTGTGGCAGCTGGTCGATGAACTCGGTGTCGAGAACGCCGCCGCGGCGGTGGCGGCCGGGGATGTCCCGGTCGCGGTCGATCACAGGGTTCTCGAGCGCGGTGATCCTGACCTCGCGGCCCGAGATCTGGAGACGCTGCATCGTATCGGTGGCCGTTTGCTCACCCCGGAAGACCCCGAATGGCCCACGCAGCGGCTGGCGCAGCTGGCCACGCGCGCCAATGCCCACGCCGATTGTGTTGCGCCGCTGGCATTATGGGTGCTGGGTTCGGCGTCGTTGCGCGGCGTGAGCGAGGATCCCACCGTCGCTGTCGTCGGCAGTGGAGCCGGTTCCGGTTACGGAGACCTGGTCACCACGATGTTCGTCGAGGACTTCGCTGCCCGGGGCTGGACGATCTGTTCCGGCGGCACGATGGGCATCGCCTCGCGAGCACACCGGGTCGCGCTGGCGGCGGCGGCGTCGACAGTTGCGGTGCTGGCGTGTGGGATCGATCGCGCGTATCTGCAGCACAATCAGGACCTGGTCGAACAGATCGCCACGGCCGGGCTGCTGGTCACCGAGTATCCCCCGCAGACCCCGATCAGCAGGTCGAAGGCCCGCGCCCGCGCCCGGATGGTTGCCGCGTTCGCGGACGCGGTCGTCGCGATCGAGGCCGGCCGCGGCAGCCTCGCCCGCCAGGCGGTGTTCTGGGCGAGTCGACTCGACCGCGCCGCCTACGCGGTGCCTGGTCCGGTGACCTCCCCGGAGTCGGCGGGCTGCCACGATCTGATCACCATGGACGCCGCCCAACTGGTCACGACGGCGGCCGACATCCCCCATCCCCAGTACCGGAATGACCGAGCCGGATTGCCCGAAGCGCACGTGTGA